A DNA window from Syntrophales bacterium contains the following coding sequences:
- a CDS encoding Fic family protein: protein MALEHGIKRLESLPLSLRLICEVHEKLMEGVRGDFATPGQFRESQDWIGPAGCTLQNATYIPPSPDMLIDCPGEWETFLHNPNVPPLVQARLLHCQFEAIHPFLDGNGRVGRLLIILFLIERKVLAAPLLYLSAFFEATRSEYYDRLLAVSQNSEWNLWLEYFLNGIARMSEDALSRAERINLLIQNWREKLPAKNQKYQNNVLSNAKS from the coding sequence ATGGCTTTGGAGCATGGAATAAAACGGCTGGAATCCTTGCCCCTTTCCCTGAGATTAATATGTGAAGTTCATGAAAAACTGATGGAGGGCGTACGAGGCGATTTTGCAACTCCCGGACAATTCCGCGAAAGCCAGGACTGGATTGGACCAGCCGGATGTACCCTTCAAAACGCCACCTATATCCCACCTTCTCCTGATATGCTTATAGATTGTCCGGGTGAATGGGAAACATTCCTGCACAACCCCAATGTACCTCCTCTGGTTCAGGCAAGATTACTTCATTGTCAGTTTGAAGCCATTCATCCTTTTCTTGACGGCAATGGGCGGGTAGGCAGACTGCTAATTATTCTTTTTCTTATTGAGCGAAAAGTCCTTGCAGCACCGCTGTTATACTTAAGTGCTTTCTTTGAAGCAACTCGAAGTGAATATTACGATAGGTTATTAGCGGTAAGTCAAAATAGCGAATGGAATCTATGGTTAGAATATTTTCTTAACGGTATTGCAAGGATGTCAGAAGATGCCCTAAGTCGAGCAGAAAGAATCAATTTGCTTATCCAGAACTGGCGAGAAAAATTGCCGGCCAAAAATCAAAAATATCAAAACAATGTCTTGTCCAATGCCAAGAGCTGA